The following proteins are co-located in the Solanum pennellii chromosome 1, SPENNV200 genome:
- the LOC107002031 gene encoding uncharacterized protein LOC107002031 produces MKNKYQGNVKAKRVQLQGLRTEFETLRMKSGEAVADFFSRTIVIARKMRIHGEQMQDLTIVEKILRSMTPKFNLVVCSIEESKDIDELSIDELQSSLLVHEQKIIQQDKEEHALKATTDNPSKTSGGRGRGRG; encoded by the coding sequence atgaagaataagtatcaagGCAATGTGAAGGCAAAAAGGGTACAACTCCAAGGACTCCGAACTGAATTTGAGACTTTGCGTATGAAGTCAGGAGAGGCAGTTGCAGATTTCTTTTCAAGAACTATTGTAATTGCAAGAAAGATGAGAATCCATGGAGAGCAAATGCAGGATCTCACCATTGTTGAGAAAATCCTTCGATCAATGACACCGAAATTTAATCTTGTTGTCTGCTCTATCGAAGAATCGAAGGATATTGATGAACTCTCCATTGATGAATTGCAAAGTTCATTGTTAGTTCATGAGCAGAAAATCATCCAGCAGGACAAAGAAGAGCACGCACTGAAAGCAACCACAGATAATCCTTCTAAAACAAGTGGAGGTCGAGGCAGAGGCCGAGGTTAG